A region of Vigna radiata var. radiata cultivar VC1973A chromosome 6, Vradiata_ver6, whole genome shotgun sequence DNA encodes the following proteins:
- the LOC106762913 gene encoding protein NRT1/ PTR FAMILY 1.2, which yields MESSGAAEQKLLENGTSSQSSSSSSSLIRKGGLRTMPFIIVNECLERVASYGIMPNMILYLLNGYGMTVAKGTSVVYTWSAISDILSIFGAFISDSYLGRFLVISIGSFSSLLGLIILWLTAMIPELKPSCESIMLPCSSATTAQLAVLFLSLGLISIGAGCVRPCSIAFGADQLKIKEGSNDERVLDTYFNWYYTSIGLSTIIALSLIVYIQENLGWKIGFGLPALLMFISAVSFILGSPFYAKAKPGHSLLTSFVQVAVVSVKNRKLSLPESNFDQYYQDCDSELAVPTDSLRCLNKACMIKTPETLSNPDGSVSDPWSQCTVGQVESLKSVLRVLPMWSTGILMMVSQSSFSTLQATTLDRRLFGNFKMPAGSFNIIMVITLSIIIPTYDRIMVPLLAKHWGMPRGFSCKTRIGIGLLFVCVGKATSALVETMRRTAAIEQGFEDQPNAVIDMSVLWLVPEFVLLGIGEAFNPIAQVEFFYTGFPKTMSSFAMALFTLELAAANVVGSVLVSIVDKITSLGGKESWLSTNINSGHLNYYYALLTFLGVINYFYFLAICWAYGPAPWQKLEASGDKEEEQFEKMEVPTS from the exons ATGGAGTCCTCTGGTGCTGCAGAGCAGAAGCTCTTGGAAAATGGCACTTCGTCTCAATCTTCTTCCTCGTCCTCTTCGCTGATAAGAAAAGGTGGCTTGCGAACCATGCCTTTCATCATAG TGAACGAGTGTTTGGAGCGAGTGGCCAGCTACGGGATCATGCCGAACATGATACTGTACCTGCTCAACGGTTACGGCATGACTGTTGCCAAGGGCACAAGCGTCGTTTACACTTGGTCTGCTATCTCCGACATCTTGTCCATCTTCGGTGCCTTTATCTCCGATTCTTATTTGGGTCGATTCCTCGTCATTTCTATCGGATCCTTCTCCAGCCTTCTT GGTTTAATCATTTTGTGGTTAACTGCCATGATCCCAGAGCTAAAACCTTCCTGTGAATCAATCATGCTACCCTGCAGCTCTGCCACAACAGCCCAACTAGCTGTTCTATTCCTTTCCTTGGGATTAATTTCCATTGGAGCTGGTTGCGTTAGACCTTGTTCCATAGCATTTGGAGCAGATCaactgaaaattaaagaagGATCTAATGATGAGAGGGTCTTGGATACCTACTTTAATTGGTATTATACCTCAATAGGGTTATCAACTATAATTGCTTTGAGCTTAATAGTGTACATTCAAGAAAATCTGGGATGGAAAATTGGATTTGGTTTACCTGCTTTGCTAATGTTCATATCGGCTGTCAGTTTTATCCTTGGTTCTCCCTTCTATGCCAAAGCGAAGCCCGGTCACAGCTTACTCACTAGTTTTGTACAAGTAGCAGTAGTATCTGTAAAGAACAGAAAACTTAGTCTTCCTGAAAGTAACTTTGATCAATACTATCAAGACTGCGATTCTGAGCTGGCGGTTCCTACTGATAGCCTTAG GTGTTTGAACAAAGCTTGCATGATAAAAACTCCTGAGACTCTCTCAAACCCTGATGGATCAGTTTCAGATCCATGGAGCCAGTGCACAGTCGGACAGGTCGAGTCACTGAAATCTGTCCTCAGAGTGCTTCCTATGTGGTCCACGGGCATCTTAATGATGGTTTCCCAAAGCTCATTCTCTACTCTCCAGGCAACTACCTTGGACCGAAGGTTATTTGGCAATTTCAAGATGCCTGCAGGGTCCTTCAATATTATCATGGTAATCACATTATCAATAATCATTCCCACATATGACCGCATAATGGTACCTCTACTGGCAAAACACTGGGGCATGCCTAGAGGATTCAGTTGTAAAACACGAATTGGGATAGGATTGTTGTTTGTATGTGTAGGTAAGGCAACATCAGCTTTAGTTGAAACTATGAGACGAACTGCGGCCATTGAACAAGGCTTTGAAGACCAACCTAATGCTGTAATTGACATGTCAGTTTTATGGTTGGTTCCTGAGTTTGTTTTGCTTGGAATAGGTGAGGCCTTTAACCCTATTGCACAGGTTGAGTTTTTCTACACTGGTTTCCCCAAGACCATGTCTAGTTTTGCAATGGCTCTTTTCACTCTTGAGCTAGCTGCTGCTAATGTAGTGGGAAGTGTGTTGGTGAGCATAGTTGACAAGATCACTAGTTTAGGAGGGAAGGAGAGCTGGTTATCAACTAACATTAACAGTGGCCATTTGAATTACTATTATGCATTGCTCACTTTCTTGGGTGTAATTAACTACTTCTACTTTCTTGCTATTTGTTGGGCTTATGGTCCTGCTCCGTGGCAAAAACTTGAAGCTTCAGGTGACAAGGAAGAAGAGCAATTTGAGAAAATGGAGGTACCTACTTCctag
- the LOC106764507 gene encoding protein NRT1/ PTR FAMILY 1.2, with the protein MESSGAANDNLLENGTSSSSESENGKGGLRTMPFIIVNECLEKVASYGIMANMILYLMNGYGMAIVDGTKVMNTWSAISNVLPIFGAFVSDSYFGRFLVISIGSFSSLLGLTILWLTAMIPELRTSCESFMLNCSSATAIQLAVLFISMGLISIGAGCIRPCSIAFGADQLTIRETPKNLDSYFSWYYTSIALSTVIALSVIVYIQENLGWKIGFGVPAALMFISAVSFILGSPIYVKAKPGHSLLTSFVQVVVVAIKNRKLCLPDSFDQYYQECDSALVVPTDSLRCLNKACIIRNPETLSSHGGSVLDPWSQCTVRQVESLKSLLRVLPMWSTGIFMIASQATFSTVQANTMNRTLFGTFKMPAGSFNLVIVITVSIIIPTYDRVMVPLLAKYMDIPRGFSCRSRIGIGLLFVCASKATSAVVETIRRKTAIEEGFEDHPNAVIHMSVLWLVPEFVLLGFAEGFNPIGQIEFFYTYIPKSMSSFAMALFTLQLAAVDIFGNLLVSIVDKVTSVGGNESWLSTNINKGHLNYYYALLTCLSILNYFYFLVICWAYGPALEQKLEASACKEEEQFDYMELPTS; encoded by the exons ATGGAGTCTTCTGGTGCGGCGAACGATAATCTCTTGGAAAATGGAACTTCTTCGTCTTCTGAATCCGAAAATGGGAAGGGAGGTTTACGAACCATGCCTTTCATCATAG TGAACGAGTGTCTGGAGAAGGTGGCGAGCTACGGAATCATGGCCAACATGATACTGTATCTGATGAATGGTTACGGAATGGCTATTGTGGACGGTACAAAAGTGATGAACACTTGGTCCGCCATTTCCAATGTGTTGCCTATCTTCGGAGCCTTCGTCTCCGATTCTTACTTTGGTCGATTCCTCGTCATTTCCATCGGTTCCTTCTCCAGCCTTCTT GGTTTAACAATTTTGTGGTTAACTGCCATGATACCAGAGCTAAGAACTTCATGTGAATCATTCATGCTAAACTGCAGTTCTGCTACCGCAATTCAACTAGCAGTTTTGTTCATTTCCATGGGATTAATCTCCATTGGAGCTGGTTGCATCCGACCTTGTTCCATAGCATTTGGAGCAGATCAACTAACAATTAGAGAAACGCCCAAAAACTTGGATAGCTACTTTAGTTGGTATTATACCTCAATTGCGTTATCAACTGTGATTGCTTTGAGCGTAATTGTGTACATTCAAGAAAATCTTGGATGGAAAATTGGATTTGGAGTACCTGCTGCGCTAATGTTCATATCGGCTGTCAGTTTCATTCTTGGTTCACCGATTTATGTCAAAGCAAAACCCGGTCATAGCTTACTCACTAGTTTTGTTCAAGTAGTTGTGGTGGCTATAAAGAACAGAAAACTTTGCCTTCCTGATAGTTTTGATCAGTATTATCAAGAATGTGATTCAGCTCTCGTGGTCCCCACTGATAGCCTTAG GTGTTTGAACAAAGCTTGCATTATAAGAAATCCCGAGACACTGTCAAGCCATGGCGGATCAGTTTTAGATCCATGGAGCCAATGCACAGTAAGACAGGTGGAATCACTGAAATCTTTGCTCAGAGTCCTTCCTATGTGGTCTACTGGCATCTTTATGATTGCCTCCCAAGCCACATTCTCTACTGTCCAAGCAAATACCATGAACCGAACACTTTTTGGCACTTTCAAAATGCCTGCAGGATCCTTCAATCTTGTCATCGTAATCACTGTATCAATAATCATTCCCACCTATGACCGTGTAATGGTACCTCTGCTTGCAAAATACATGGACATACCTAGAGGATTCAGCTGTAGATCTCGAATAGGGATAGGATTGTTGTTCGTATGTGCAAGTAAGGCAACATCAGCTGTAGTTGAAACTATAAGACGAAAAACGGCCATTGAAGAAGGCTTTGAGGACCATCCTAACGCTGTAATTCACATGTCAGTTTTATGGCTAGTTCCTGAGTTTGTTTTGCTTGGATTTGCTGAGGGCTTCAATCCGATTGGTCAGATTGAATTTTTCTACACTTATATACCCAAGTCCATGTCTAGTTTTGCGATGGCCCTTTTCACTCTTCAGCTTGCTGCTGTCGATATATTTGGAAATTTGTTGGTGAGTATTGTGGACAAGGTCACTAGTGTAGGAGGGAATGAGAGCTGGCTTTCAACAAACATTAACAAGGGTCATCTGAATTACTATTATGCACTGCTCACTTGTTTAAGTATACTTAACTACTTCTACTTTCTTGTTATATGTTGGGCTTATGGTCCTGCTCTGGAGCAAAAACTTGAAGCTTCAGCATGCAAGGAAGAAGAGCAATTTGATTACATGGAATTACCCACTTCCTAG